The Polypterus senegalus isolate Bchr_013 chromosome 1, ASM1683550v1, whole genome shotgun sequence genomic sequence TCAGTCAACACCTGCATGTTGACTTTCTGTTTTGCACCTGCTCTTATGCCAATAGTTTTTCCTGTCATTACTGTGTTGTTGGAAATGCTCATGTGTTACTCTCTTTTTCACAGTTCTGAAACTGCAGTTATTAAGGACAGGCTGATGCAACTAGAATGCCACTTCACATGGGGCCTGGAAGACAATATTACCGATTTTCAGAATCTTCAGGAGAATTTACAGGCATACATAGAGCTGAAGGCTGAAAAATGGCGAGGAATAGAAAGATCCTACAATCTTTTGGCttatataaattatttgcaaGGGGACAATGACAATGCCATCAACATTTTTAAGCAAGCAGAAGACCATGTCAAACTGGTATATGAAGATGATTTTGAAAAGACGGTCTTGGTTACTTACAGCAATTTTGCCTGGATCTACTATCACTTAAGAGAGCTGAGCAAAGCCCAAAGCTTTTTGTCACAAATAGAAAATATCTGTAAAAATATCCCATCAGCCTCTCGCTATTCTGCTCCTATTTCTGTTGTACATGGAGAGAGAGGATGGTGCTACTTGAAATTCCCAATGAGACACCTTGATAAAGCAAAAGCTTGCTTTGAGGAGGCCCTAGAACAAGAGCCAGATAACAAAGACTGGAACAATGGCTATGCTATAGCTTTATATCGGCTTGAGAAAAATTGTACAATTACACCAGAAGACTCACAAGCACTGAAACAACTAAGGCATGCCTTGGAGCTGAGCCCTGAAGATGCTTTTGTCATGGTGCTCTTAGGACTAAAACGTATATCCTTTAAACAACAAGTAGAAGGAATGGAGTTAACTAAACAAGCTCTGAAACTTGCACCTGATGACCTCTATGTGATTAAGTATGCTGCGATGGCATTCCGAAAAGTTGGGCTTGTGGATCAATCTCTGAAGTTATTATCAGAGGCTTTGGAAAAGGCCCCAACTTCAGTGTTTCTGCTACATCAGCTTGGTCTTGGGTACAAAGATAAAGCGGTTATGTTACAAACAGAGAGCGATCCTGCACGGATAGCAGAGAGAGACAATGTCATTCAGAAGGGCATTTTTAATTTGGAGAGAGCAACTATGCTCAGGCCATCCTTTATATTTGCACAAATGGATTTGGCATTTATGTATGCATTATCAAATAAAATTGATAGAGCAGATGAAATTTATCAGAAAGTATTTGAAATGAAGAATATGAGTTTAGAAAACATTACAACAGCACACTTATTTTATGGAAACTTTCTTTACTACACCAAAAGATGCAAAGATCTTGCCATTGCTCAATACAAAAAAGCTTTAACTGCTTCAAgaacagaagaagagaaaaacaaaattctgaacAAACTGCAAGACATCGCTGAAAAGCAGCTTTCAAGGGGGCGAGAAGATGGGCAATCCTATGCTCTGCTAGGCCTCGTTCATCAGCACAGAAATGAAAATGCCTCAGCAGTTAAATACTTTAAGAAAGCCTTACTCCTTGACCCGGGCAATGAAGAATATCTAAATGCTCTTTTCACACTTCAAATGTTACTTGACTCAGATTCCAATGATGGAGGTCTGTGATTTGTCTTAACAGTATGCTATATAGTGAAGTgcaagaaaatattattttcaattaattctgCGTTAAAAATTGGAATATTTTCAGTTAATGAATGCTGTTGTCAATGTGTGTGTTAATTATCTTCTCCAAATGAAGCATTTATAGTACCATAATTGAAAGACGCTTTGAAACGGACAGTCTTTGCATTGTGACTGTGCAATTCTTGTACTCTGTTGTCATTTCTCTTTGTTGGCTTTAATGTCTTTATGATACACATACATGCATGTATTATCTAAACAATCATATATTATTGCGTGCTTTATAGTCTTAAGTGCTTTGTGAAAGTTCACTATATAA encodes the following:
- the LOC120540748 gene encoding interferon-induced protein with tetratricopeptide repeats 1-like: MDSETAVIKDRLMQLECHFTWGLEDNITDFQNLQENLQAYIELKAEKWRGIERSYNLLAYINYLQGDNDNAINIFKQAEDHVKLVYEDDFEKTVLVTYSNFAWIYYHLRELSKAQSFLSQIENICKNIPSASRYSAPISVVHGERGWCYLKFPMRHLDKAKACFEEALEQEPDNKDWNNGYAIALYRLEKNCTITPEDSQALKQLRHALELSPEDAFVMVLLGLKRISFKQQVEGMELTKQALKLAPDDLYVIKYAAMAFRKVGLVDQSLKLLSEALEKAPTSVFLLHQLGLGYKDKAVMLQTESDPARIAERDNVIQKGIFNLERATMLRPSFIFAQMDLAFMYALSNKIDRADEIYQKVFEMKNMSLENITTAHLFYGNFLYYTKRCKDLAIAQYKKALTASRTEEEKNKILNKLQDIAEKQLSRGREDGQSYALLGLVHQHRNENASAVKYFKKALLLDPGNEEYLNALFTLQMLLDSDSNDGGL